Genomic segment of Microbacterium hydrocarbonoxydans:
CGGATGCGGCGCGAGGCTGACCCTCGTGACTTCTCCCTCGCTCACGGTCGAGCTGCAGCGGCTCGCCGACGACCTCCATCGCGCCGAGGCCGACCGCGCGCCCGTCGCCCCGCCGTCGAGCACGGCACCGGAACTCACCGTCGACGGTGCCTACGCGGTGCAGAGGACGAACATCGCCCGCAGGCTCGACGCGGGAGAGCGCGTGATCGGCCGCAAGATCGGCCTCACGTCGCGCGCGATGCAGCAGCAGCTGGGCGTCGATTCTCCTGATTTCGGCGTCGTCACGGATGCCATGGTCGTCCCAGACCGAGGGCGCCTCGACCTCTCGGAGCTGATCGCCCCCCGCGTCGAGGCCGAACTGGCCTTCCGCATCGGGCGCGATCTGCCGCCCTCGCCGACTCGGAGCGAGCTGCTGGACGCCGTCGACGGGGTCGCGGTGGCACTCGAGGTGATCGACTCGCGCGTCGCCGACTGGCGCATCGGCCTGGTCGACACGATCGCCGACAACGCCTCGAGCGCACGCATCGTCACCGGCGCGTTCGAGCCGGCCACGCCCGAACTCGTCGCATCGCTGCCCGACCTGGTCGTGACCCTCCGCCACGCTGCGACCGCCGTGGCCGAGGGGCGGGGATCAGCCGTGCTCGGCGACCCCATCGTCTCGCTGCTGTGGCTCGCCGAGGCGATCGGCGGCTACGGAGAGAACTTCTCGGCCGGCGACATCGTGCTCGCGGGTGCCGTCGCCCGTGCGGTC
This window contains:
- a CDS encoding fumarylacetoacetate hydrolase family protein → MTSPSLTVELQRLADDLHRAEADRAPVAPPSSTAPELTVDGAYAVQRTNIARRLDAGERVIGRKIGLTSRAMQQQLGVDSPDFGVVTDAMVVPDRGRLDLSELIAPRVEAELAFRIGRDLPPSPTRSELLDAVDGVAVALEVIDSRVADWRIGLVDTIADNASSARIVTGAFEPATPELVASLPDLVVTLRHAATAVAEGRGSAVLGDPIVSLLWLAEAIGGYGENFSAGDIVLAGAVARAVDLVPDAEWTASAPGFRPVSFRTTSGGS